In a genomic window of Flavobacteriales bacterium:
- a CDS encoding tetratricopeptide repeat protein: protein MSADRLMQLRAWLAEEPGDAFLRYAIALELKRLGESEQAIASLESLLGEKPEHIPSYYQLAVLLAELSRFDEAIACCEAGMLRCIVAGDQKARNELAALKEGIADA, encoded by the coding sequence ATGAGTGCCGACCGATTGATGCAGCTGCGGGCCTGGCTCGCCGAAGAGCCGGGCGACGCCTTCCTGCGCTATGCGATCGCCTTGGAGCTGAAACGGCTGGGCGAATCGGAGCAGGCCATCGCGAGCCTTGAATCGCTGCTCGGCGAGAAGCCTGAGCATATCCCCAGCTACTACCAGCTCGCCGTATTGCTGGCCGAGCTGAGCCGGTTCGATGAGGCCATCGCGTGCTGCGAGGCCGGCATGCTGCGCTGCATCGTGGCTGGCGACCAGAAGGCTCGGAACGAGCTCGCTGCGCTGAAAGAAGGGATCGCCGACGCATGA
- a CDS encoding alkaline phosphatase family protein, with amino-acid sequence MTHLNALRILHVSMLLLASLAHFAQPPAYQQPPKLIVGIVIDQMRTDYIYRYWDNYGEGGFKRLCTKGAFLRDAHFDYVPTETGPGHASIFTGTTPSRHGVVANDMYARATGGTLYCAAGPDTIHGLGIDSVAGRKSPMNLLATTIADELERRFDGRSRTIGIAFKDRGAILPIGRTGDAAYWFGGGTDGAFGTSTWYMRELPPWVERFNGERLAASYLGRTWDLLLPRDRYHSPLPDDNPYEIPLTGAGAPTLPIDLTVLHKASGSTGIIAYTPWGNTLTTDFALAAIEAEQLGADAATDLLALSYSSPDILGHRVGPRAIELEDMYLRLDLDIARLLEELDERVGPDAYTVFLTADHAALDVPAYLASLKGSAGYPDAAAMERELNAELARRFGPGKWVRRLINEQVFLNDSLIRAKKLDAERVQRAAADFLLSDPLIAEAITASDLSRFAYTEGLRRSLQRGFMPQRSGDVLFAYRPGYFEGYGAAPAKGTTHGSGWNYDTHVPILFYGQGIRPGSVLRRTSITDIVPTISMIVGMTVPDACTGTVVTEALVR; translated from the coding sequence GTGACGCATCTGAACGCGTTGCGCATCCTGCACGTCAGCATGCTCTTGCTTGCATCGTTAGCCCATTTCGCACAACCGCCGGCCTACCAGCAACCGCCCAAGCTCATCGTCGGCATCGTGATCGACCAGATGCGCACCGATTACATCTACCGCTACTGGGACAATTACGGCGAAGGCGGATTCAAGCGGCTCTGCACGAAGGGCGCCTTCCTACGGGATGCGCACTTTGATTACGTGCCTACCGAGACAGGGCCGGGGCATGCCAGCATCTTCACCGGGACCACCCCTTCACGGCACGGCGTGGTGGCCAATGATATGTATGCGCGCGCCACCGGCGGGACGCTCTACTGCGCTGCCGGTCCGGACACCATCCACGGTCTGGGCATCGATAGCGTGGCCGGCCGCAAGTCGCCGATGAACCTTCTGGCAACGACCATCGCCGATGAACTGGAGCGGCGCTTCGATGGCCGGAGCCGCACCATCGGCATTGCCTTCAAGGACCGCGGAGCCATCCTCCCCATTGGGCGCACCGGCGATGCAGCGTATTGGTTCGGCGGCGGAACTGACGGCGCTTTCGGCACGAGCACCTGGTACATGCGCGAATTGCCGCCGTGGGTGGAGCGCTTCAACGGCGAGCGCTTGGCGGCTAGCTACCTCGGGCGCACTTGGGATCTCCTGCTGCCGCGTGATCGATACCACTCGCCGCTTCCGGATGACAACCCGTATGAGATCCCCCTCACCGGGGCCGGCGCACCCACTTTGCCCATTGACCTGACGGTTCTGCACAAAGCGAGCGGGTCGACCGGCATCATCGCTTACACGCCGTGGGGCAATACGCTCACAACCGACTTCGCCCTCGCCGCCATCGAAGCCGAGCAGCTCGGCGCCGACGCGGCCACCGACCTGCTCGCGCTCAGTTACAGCAGTCCTGACATCCTCGGTCACCGCGTTGGACCGCGCGCCATCGAGCTGGAGGACATGTACCTGCGCCTGGATCTGGACATCGCGCGGCTGCTCGAGGAACTCGACGAACGCGTGGGACCGGATGCGTACACGGTGTTCCTCACTGCGGATCACGCGGCGTTGGATGTGCCCGCATACCTCGCTTCACTGAAGGGAAGCGCTGGCTATCCGGATGCGGCGGCCATGGAGCGCGAGCTGAATGCCGAGCTTGCGCGGCGTTTCGGCCCGGGGAAGTGGGTGCGTCGCCTGATCAACGAGCAGGTCTTCCTCAACGATTCGCTGATCCGCGCGAAGAAGCTCGACGCCGAGCGCGTGCAACGCGCAGCAGCGGATTTCCTGCTTTCGGATCCCCTCATCGCCGAGGCGATCACCGCGAGCGACCTCTCGCGCTTCGCATACACGGAGGGCCTTCGGCGCTCGCTCCAGCGCGGGTTCATGCCGCAGCGCAGCGGCGATGTGCTCTTCGCCTATCGCCCGGGCTACTTCGAGGGCTACGGGGCCGCACCGGCCAAGGGCACAACGCATGGCAGCGGCTGGAATTACGATACGCACGTTCCCATCCTGTTCTATGGTCAGGGCATTCGTCCGGGAAGCGTGCTGCGCCGCACGTCCATCACCGATATCGTGCCCACTATCAGCATGATCGTGGGCATGACGGTGCCCGATGCATGCACAGGCACGGTGGTCACCGAGGCTCTGGTGCGCTGA
- the hpt gene encoding hypoxanthine phosphoribosyltransferase → MSRVRLHDLDFVPFIPEEEVAAAIDRVASRLNADYAGKRPLLIGVLNGAFFFAAELVKRLSIECEVTFVKVASYHGTRSTGKVSELIGLSERVEGRHVVVLEDIVDTGSTIRYIMDALAEHHPASVRIAALLFKPDAYKQEIPIDFVALNIPSAFVVGSGLDHDGLGRNLPGILKIAEP, encoded by the coding sequence ATGTCGCGAGTGCGTTTGCATGATCTGGACTTCGTGCCCTTCATCCCGGAGGAGGAGGTAGCTGCTGCGATTGACCGGGTGGCTTCCCGGTTGAATGCCGATTACGCGGGCAAGCGTCCCTTGCTCATAGGCGTGCTCAACGGGGCTTTCTTCTTCGCTGCGGAACTCGTGAAGCGCCTCAGCATCGAGTGCGAGGTCACCTTCGTGAAGGTGGCCAGCTACCATGGCACCCGGAGCACCGGCAAGGTGAGCGAGCTCATCGGACTGAGCGAGCGCGTCGAGGGCCGCCATGTCGTGGTGCTCGAGGATATCGTGGATACCGGCAGCACCATCCGCTACATCATGGACGCGTTGGCTGAGCACCACCCCGCCAGCGTGCGCATCGCTGCATTGCTCTTCAAGCCCGATGCCTATAAGCAGGAGATCCCCATCGACTTCGTGGCGCTCAACATCCCCAGCGCCTTCGTGGTGGGCAGCGGCCTCGACCACGATGGTCTTGGTCGCAACCTGCCCGGCATCCTCAAGATCGCAGAACCCTGA
- a CDS encoding PQQ-dependent sugar dehydrogenase, giving the protein MKKIIVSALFVTAVLAATAQRVVPLVQGITVDSILLAMPGATKLAHQSVTGHFYYSTIGGEIHEVLVPPSGPASSSLKYTADDHGISALQGMCILDSVMYLSGNIWSSVTGIGKVVKGTLQSDGSRVWVDMVTTEPYPTASSGGDHGFTGVAVDPSGSYVFVSSGARTHLGEIRTNNGAYPGLREVPLTTLILRFPIGTEGAVLMNDAALLENSGYVFASGTRNAYDMAWDGNDELFAIDNSGERDDPDELNWLRPGRHYGYPWSMGGNDNPLRVSPYDADMDPLVNPLSGGYQNGWLADDPTFPAAPAGVIFTEPVRNYGEAADFFRDPITGEVRDASDEGAWITSFTAHRSPVGLLFDRDSTLAAPYRGDGFVLSFMPGGDSTGYTPLSPWGSPCPFVDTSRELVHMKLLHDAGIDNYTMTTSSIVGGFYKPIDAVQVGNELFVIEHGGSLWRMTFPAHVGVEEQARSIALSVFPNPFSQTSTLRFENPGDAKCRITITNSVGQVVKTMDNITTNSVHLAKGFLACGLYLVNVSASNGAIGSARIVVE; this is encoded by the coding sequence ATGAAGAAGATCATCGTATCTGCCCTTTTCGTGACAGCAGTGCTCGCGGCTACTGCTCAGCGCGTTGTTCCCTTGGTGCAAGGGATCACGGTCGATTCGATCCTCCTGGCAATGCCCGGAGCGACCAAGCTTGCTCATCAATCGGTTACCGGGCATTTCTACTACTCCACCATCGGAGGAGAGATCCATGAGGTGCTCGTTCCGCCTTCGGGTCCGGCAAGCTCATCGTTGAAGTACACGGCCGATGATCACGGAATCAGCGCGTTGCAGGGCATGTGCATCCTGGATAGCGTGATGTACCTCTCTGGCAACATCTGGTCGAGCGTGACGGGGATAGGGAAGGTGGTGAAGGGAACCTTGCAATCCGATGGAAGCCGGGTATGGGTGGACATGGTGACCACGGAGCCTTATCCCACGGCAAGCAGCGGGGGGGATCATGGGTTCACCGGTGTCGCCGTTGACCCATCGGGCAGCTATGTCTTCGTATCGAGCGGGGCAAGGACGCACTTGGGTGAGATCCGGACCAACAACGGAGCGTATCCGGGTCTTCGTGAAGTCCCGTTGACCACCCTTATCCTGAGGTTCCCCATCGGAACCGAGGGCGCAGTGCTGATGAATGATGCAGCGCTGCTCGAGAACAGCGGCTACGTGTTCGCCTCTGGAACGCGCAACGCTTACGATATGGCTTGGGATGGCAACGACGAGCTATTCGCCATCGATAACTCCGGGGAACGGGACGACCCGGATGAGCTGAATTGGTTGAGGCCGGGCAGGCATTATGGATACCCATGGAGCATGGGCGGGAACGACAACCCGCTCCGGGTGTCGCCCTATGATGCGGACATGGACCCATTGGTGAATCCGCTCAGCGGCGGTTATCAGAATGGTTGGCTCGCTGATGATCCAACGTTCCCGGCCGCCCCGGCAGGGGTCATATTCACCGAACCGGTCCGGAACTATGGCGAGGCTGCTGACTTCTTCCGGGATCCCATAACAGGCGAAGTGCGGGATGCAAGTGACGAGGGCGCTTGGATCACCTCGTTCACGGCCCATCGATCGCCCGTTGGGCTGCTCTTCGATCGTGACAGCACGCTGGCCGCACCGTACCGAGGGGATGGTTTCGTGCTGAGCTTCATGCCGGGAGGGGATAGCACAGGATACACTCCGCTTTCGCCCTGGGGGAGCCCATGCCCATTCGTGGATACCTCCCGTGAGCTTGTTCACATGAAGCTCCTGCACGATGCGGGCATCGACAACTACACGATGACCACCTCGAGCATCGTGGGCGGATTCTATAAGCCGATCGATGCGGTGCAGGTGGGCAACGAGCTCTTCGTGATCGAGCATGGTGGAAGCCTTTGGAGGATGACCTTTCCGGCGCATGTGGGGGTGGAAGAGCAAGCACGGAGCATCGCACTCTCCGTTTTTCCGAACCCGTTCAGCCAGACGTCCACTCTACGGTTCGAGAACCCGGGTGATGCGAAGTGCAGGATCACCATCACCAATTCGGTTGGCCAAGTCGTGAAGACCATGGACAACATCACGACCAATTCTGTCCACCTGGCCAAGGGCTTTCTGGCGTGCGGGCTGTACCTCGTCAACGTGAGTGCATCGAACGGGGCCATTGGATCGGCGCGGATCGTTGTAGAGTGA
- a CDS encoding CrcB family protein, which translates to MNTWIAVFIGGGLGSVARFGVTRVVLAIGLKGAFPWATLLANVLATGMLAWLILRMQPQFEGRDALKAMIAVGFCGGFSTFSTFSYENFLLLREGQALMAAANIAIGVVACLAVFYIIAKSS; encoded by the coding sequence ATGAACACCTGGATCGCGGTCTTCATCGGTGGCGGGCTTGGCAGCGTGGCGCGCTTCGGCGTCACGCGCGTGGTGCTGGCCATCGGCTTGAAGGGCGCCTTTCCTTGGGCAACGCTCCTCGCCAACGTCCTCGCCACCGGGATGCTCGCGTGGCTCATTCTCCGCATGCAGCCTCAGTTCGAAGGCCGCGATGCGCTGAAGGCCATGATCGCCGTTGGATTCTGCGGCGGCTTCAGCACCTTCAGCACGTTCAGCTATGAGAATTTCCTGCTGCTGCGCGAAGGGCAGGCGTTGATGGCAGCGGCCAACATCGCCATCGGCGTGGTTGCTTGCCTGGCCGTGTTCTATATCATTGCCAAGAGCTCATGA
- a CDS encoding adenylate kinase, whose translation MSKLNIVLFGPPGAGKGTQSEFLINRYSLVHLSTGDILRAEKDAGTELGLMAQEIMGRGELVSDDIVIGMIRNKLDANNKAEGFIFDGFPRTKAQAEALDGMLNAKSEPITVMLALEVPEEELVKRLLGRGATSGRADDQDEAVVRNRIREYENKTAPLKEYYSAQGKFKAINGVGGIGEITQRLIQAVG comes from the coding sequence ATGAGCAAACTGAACATCGTACTCTTCGGCCCACCGGGCGCCGGCAAGGGCACACAGAGTGAATTCCTCATCAACCGGTACAGCCTCGTTCACCTGAGCACGGGCGATATCCTCCGCGCCGAGAAGGATGCGGGCACCGAGCTGGGCCTGATGGCGCAGGAGATCATGGGCCGCGGCGAGCTCGTCAGCGACGACATTGTGATCGGCATGATCCGCAACAAGCTCGACGCCAACAACAAGGCCGAGGGCTTCATCTTCGATGGCTTCCCGCGCACCAAGGCACAGGCCGAAGCGCTCGATGGCATGCTGAATGCGAAGAGCGAGCCCATCACGGTGATGCTCGCGCTCGAAGTGCCCGAGGAGGAACTGGTGAAGCGCTTGTTGGGCCGGGGCGCCACCAGCGGCCGTGCCGATGATCAGGATGAAGCAGTGGTCAGGAACCGGATCCGTGAGTACGAGAACAAGACCGCTCCGCTGAAGGAGTACTACTCTGCGCAGGGCAAGTTCAAAGCGATCAATGGGGTGGGGGGCATCGGGGAGATCACGCAGCGGTTGATCCAAGCTGTCGGTTGA
- a CDS encoding phosphatase PAP2 family protein, with the protein MSSWERLEAIDREAFLAINGAHSRFFDVFMEAASSMVLWFPVYAFFLWLILKRHGDRALLWSLPLIAVMILFSDKGSVLLFKETVERLRPCHEPSLNGLVHLVHKDCGGRFGFVSSHASNHFAIAVFMISVLNRKPRWAVVALLAWAGLIAYSRVYLGKHYPGDVLVGGLYGATIGSLAALTFRRFIAQARASAS; encoded by the coding sequence ATGAGCAGCTGGGAGCGCCTCGAAGCCATCGACCGCGAGGCCTTCCTGGCGATCAATGGCGCGCATTCGCGCTTCTTCGACGTGTTCATGGAGGCCGCCAGCAGCATGGTGCTGTGGTTCCCGGTGTACGCCTTCTTCCTCTGGCTCATCCTCAAGCGGCATGGCGATCGCGCGCTGCTCTGGTCGCTGCCGCTGATCGCCGTCATGATCCTCTTCAGCGACAAAGGCTCCGTGCTGCTCTTCAAGGAGACGGTAGAGCGCCTGCGCCCGTGCCATGAGCCATCGCTTAACGGGCTCGTCCACTTGGTTCATAAGGATTGCGGCGGCCGATTCGGCTTCGTGTCCTCGCACGCCAGCAACCACTTCGCCATCGCGGTATTCATGATCAGCGTGCTCAACCGCAAGCCGCGCTGGGCGGTGGTGGCCTTGCTCGCATGGGCCGGGCTCATCGCCTACAGCCGTGTCTATCTCGGCAAGCATTACCCCGGTGATGTGCTGGTGGGCGGCCTCTACGGGGCAACGATCGGTTCACTTGCGGCGCTCACCTTCAGGCGCTTCATCGCGCAAGCACGAGCTTCGGCATCATGA
- a CDS encoding glycosyltransferase, translating to MKVSLITVCRNVAPVIAETLDSVLSQTHPDIELIVIDGASTDGTVEILERYRKSAQGLLRNEGTLRTETAGSRGGDPAEVSGKRGIDILVSEPDKGIYDAMNKGLARATGEVIGFVNAGDLLMTPDTIAQIVGAFQRSHAEAVYGDIIMVDEKDIYRVHRTWLSGTYHRENFRKGWMPPHVGTFIRKSVYDRFGHFNTDLRIGADYEILLRFLYKHQVPTVHLREVLVRFRLGGMSNGNLKLILRANREVRRSWAINGLNAPPLLVTRKLWSKVLQFFH from the coding sequence ATGAAAGTCTCCCTCATCACCGTCTGCCGCAACGTCGCTCCGGTCATCGCGGAGACGCTCGACAGCGTCCTGTCCCAAACGCATCCGGACATCGAGCTGATCGTGATCGACGGCGCGAGCACGGACGGCACTGTGGAGATTCTGGAGCGGTACCGCAAATCAGCGCAGGGTCTCCTGAGGAACGAGGGGACCCTGCGCACCGAAACCGCAGGGTCCCGAGGCGGAGACCCTGCGGAGGTTTCCGGCAAGCGCGGGATCGACATCCTCGTGAGTGAGCCCGACAAAGGCATCTACGACGCCATGAACAAGGGCCTTGCCCGCGCCACGGGTGAGGTGATCGGCTTCGTGAACGCGGGCGACCTGCTGATGACGCCCGATACCATCGCGCAAATCGTGGGTGCTTTCCAGCGCAGCCATGCCGAGGCCGTCTATGGCGACATCATCATGGTGGATGAGAAGGACATCTATCGCGTGCACCGCACCTGGCTCAGCGGCACCTATCACCGGGAGAACTTCCGCAAGGGCTGGATGCCGCCGCATGTGGGCACTTTCATCCGCAAGAGCGTTTACGACCGCTTCGGCCACTTCAACACGGATCTGCGCATCGGCGCTGATTACGAGATCCTGCTGCGCTTCCTCTACAAGCACCAGGTCCCCACCGTGCATCTGCGCGAGGTGCTCGTGCGCTTCCGCTTGGGCGGCATGAGCAACGGCAACCTGAAGCTGATCCTGCGGGCCAATCGCGAAGTGCGCCGCTCATGGGCCATCAATGGGCTCAACGCGCCGCCGCTGCTCGTCACGCGCAAGCTGTGGAGCAAGGTGCTGCAGTTCTTCCACTGA
- a CDS encoding gliding motility-associated C-terminal domain-containing protein: MHRITLAPALLSFAAAQAQPCAGSIDLGPDITLCDGQTALLSPGTGYLSYSWTGGTTGSSLMVGTAGVYYCTVQELDAGSNLVVNGDFSAGASGFTSGYIPGTGGTWGLLSNEGQYAVASNASATHSNFPPCTDHTGGGNMMVVNGAATAGVPVWCQSITVAPNTSYAFSAWLSSMVAQNPAVLQFTINGQPLGNTFTAASSTCQWNQFYQIWASGSNTTADICITNQNTFASGNDFALDDISFTPFCDYTDSATVIVNPYPEPDLGPDQVICGGGTVVLDATTPMVDTYVWNDGLASGAQLTVTTSGTYWVNVLNGACFGRDSVDVTFVPQPSVDLGPDRTACTGDSVVLFAGALDADYLWHDGSTQDSWTGYASGVAWVQIAQGPCAASDTVMITLDACDVVVVIPNVFTPNGDDQNAQFRPITLEGVDNLELLVFNRWGAMVYKAKGLDFAWDGRSSAGEVVPDGTYFWTLTYSGPKGPDQQHGTVTLLR; encoded by the coding sequence ATGCACAGGATCACGCTTGCACCGGCACTGCTGTCCTTTGCAGCCGCACAGGCCCAGCCCTGCGCCGGCAGCATCGACCTCGGTCCCGATATCACGCTCTGCGATGGACAGACCGCGCTGCTCTCGCCGGGCACGGGCTACCTGAGCTATTCGTGGACCGGCGGCACCACCGGCAGCTCGCTCATGGTAGGCACGGCCGGCGTGTACTACTGCACGGTGCAGGAGCTCGATGCCGGCTCGAACCTGGTGGTGAACGGTGATTTCTCCGCTGGTGCCAGCGGCTTCACAAGCGGTTACATCCCCGGCACGGGCGGAACTTGGGGTCTACTGTCCAACGAAGGCCAGTATGCCGTGGCGAGCAACGCCAGCGCCACGCACAGCAACTTCCCGCCTTGCACCGATCACACCGGTGGGGGCAACATGATGGTGGTGAACGGCGCAGCCACCGCAGGCGTCCCGGTATGGTGCCAATCAATCACCGTTGCGCCCAATACGAGCTATGCGTTCTCGGCCTGGCTGTCGTCCATGGTCGCGCAGAATCCAGCGGTGCTCCAATTCACGATCAACGGTCAGCCCTTGGGCAACACCTTCACAGCGGCTTCCAGCACCTGCCAGTGGAACCAATTCTACCAGATCTGGGCATCGGGCAGCAATACCACGGCAGACATCTGCATCACCAACCAGAACACCTTCGCCAGCGGCAACGATTTCGCGCTCGACGACATCTCCTTCACGCCTTTCTGCGATTACACCGACAGCGCAACGGTGATCGTGAACCCCTACCCCGAACCGGACCTTGGCCCCGATCAGGTGATCTGCGGCGGCGGCACGGTAGTGCTGGATGCCACCACGCCCATGGTGGACACCTACGTTTGGAACGATGGCCTGGCTTCCGGTGCGCAGCTCACCGTGACCACCAGCGGCACCTATTGGGTGAATGTGCTCAATGGCGCATGCTTCGGCCGCGATTCCGTGGATGTGACCTTCGTTCCGCAGCCGAGCGTGGACCTCGGTCCCGATCGAACAGCCTGCACTGGCGATAGCGTGGTGCTCTTCGCCGGAGCGCTCGACGCCGACTACCTCTGGCACGATGGCTCCACGCAGGACTCATGGACCGGCTACGCGAGCGGCGTGGCCTGGGTGCAGATCGCCCAAGGGCCATGTGCCGCATCGGATACGGTGATGATCACGCTCGACGCATGCGACGTGGTGGTGGTGATCCCCAATGTGTTCACACCGAACGGCGATGACCAGAACGCGCAGTTCAGGCCCATCACGCTTGAAGGCGTTGACAACCTCGAGCTCCTGGTCTTCAATCGCTGGGGTGCCATGGTTTACAAGGCCAAGGGCCTGGACTTCGCTTGGGACGGCCGTTCGTCGGCCGGTGAAGTTGTTCCCGATGGCACGTACTTCTGGACGCTCACCTACAGCGGGCCGAAAGGACCGGACCAGCAGCACGGCACGGTCACGCTGCTCCGCTGA
- the obgE gene encoding GTPase ObgE, producing MNFIDHIRIEARSGKGGKGSAHLRREKFMPKGGPDGGDGGRGGNVILRGNSQLWTLLHLRYTKHVIAEDGAMGTSNQSSGLSGKDVVIEVPLGTVAKDDETGEALFDITEHGQEVVLLKGGRGGLGNQHFHSSTFQTPRFAQPGEPGQQKWFKLELKVLADVGLVGFPNAGKSTLLSVITAAKPKIADYAFTTLTPNLGMVPYRDHQSFVMADIPGIIEGAHEGKGLGLRFLRHIERNSVLLFMVPADSNDIAHDYRVLVNELKEYSPELLDKERLLAVTKCDMLDAEMMEQLRKELPKDVDSVLISSVARIGLDELKDKLWRLLHRPVEQRSEFPEWSA from the coding sequence ATGAACTTCATCGACCACATCCGCATCGAGGCGCGCTCCGGCAAGGGCGGCAAAGGGAGCGCGCACCTGCGCCGAGAGAAGTTCATGCCCAAGGGCGGTCCCGATGGCGGCGATGGCGGCCGTGGCGGCAATGTGATCCTGCGCGGCAACAGCCAGCTCTGGACCCTGCTGCACCTGCGCTACACCAAGCACGTGATCGCCGAGGATGGCGCCATGGGCACCAGCAATCAGAGCAGCGGGCTGAGCGGCAAGGATGTGGTGATCGAGGTGCCGCTGGGCACGGTGGCCAAGGACGATGAGACCGGTGAGGCCCTCTTCGATATCACTGAGCACGGACAAGAGGTGGTCCTGCTTAAAGGCGGCCGCGGCGGGCTCGGCAACCAGCACTTCCATAGCAGCACCTTCCAGACACCGCGCTTCGCGCAACCCGGCGAGCCCGGTCAGCAGAAGTGGTTCAAGCTGGAGCTGAAGGTGCTGGCCGATGTGGGCCTCGTGGGATTCCCCAATGCCGGCAAGAGCACCTTGCTCAGCGTGATCACGGCAGCCAAGCCCAAGATCGCCGATTACGCCTTCACCACGCTCACGCCCAACCTCGGCATGGTGCCTTACCGCGACCACCAGAGCTTCGTGATGGCCGATATCCCCGGCATCATCGAGGGCGCGCATGAAGGCAAAGGACTCGGACTGCGCTTCCTTCGCCACATCGAGCGCAACAGCGTGCTGCTCTTCATGGTGCCCGCGGACAGCAACGATATCGCGCACGACTACCGTGTGCTGGTGAATGAGCTGAAGGAGTACTCGCCGGAACTGCTCGACAAGGAGCGCCTCCTCGCCGTCACCAAGTGCGACATGCTGGATGCTGAGATGATGGAGCAGCTCCGCAAGGAACTGCCGAAGGATGTGGATAGCGTGCTCATCAGCAGCGTGGCCCGCATCGGCCTCGATGAGCTCAAGGACAAGCTTTGGAGGCTGCTGCACCGGCCCGTGGAGCAGAGGTCGGAATTCCCGGAGTGGAGCGCATGA
- a CDS encoding glycosyltransferase, with the protein MKVSIITVCRNFAPVIAETLDSVLSQTHPDIELIVIDGASTDGTVEILERYRKSAQGLLRNEGALRTETAGSRGGDPAEVSHDLSGESGGGGEGAGDRSVRGWHRISAFTAERDGAAFMGLETSESHNALTC; encoded by the coding sequence TTGAAGGTTTCCATCATCACCGTCTGCCGCAACTTCGCCCCGGTCATCGCCGAGACGCTCGACAGCGTCCTGTCCCAAACGCATCCCGACATCGAGCTGATCGTGATCGACGGCGCGAGCACGGATGGCACGGTGGAGATCCTGGAGCGTTACCGCAAATCTGCGCAAGGTCTCCTGAGGAACGAGGGGGCCCTGCGCACCGAAACCGCAGGGTCCCGAGGCGGAGACCCTGCGGAGGTTTCACACGATCTATCAGGGGAATCCGGCGGTGGCGGTGAGGGAGCGGGTGATCGTTCAGTTCGGGGATGGCATCGAATCTCAGCGTTCACGGCCGAGAGGGACGGAGCAGCGTTCATGGGACTGGAGACATCTGAATCGCATAACGCACTGACCTGTTGA